The Amycolatopsis mongoliensis genome includes a window with the following:
- the gcvP gene encoding aminomethyl-transferring glycine dehydrogenase has translation MTSTQFDARHIGPSEAERAKMLAECGYGSLDALVGAAVPTAIRATRDLRLPPAASEEDATAELRALAARNRPMTQMIGLGYSDTVTPGVIRRNVLENPAWYTAYTPYQPEISQGRLEALLNFQTMVADLTGLATANASLLDESTAVAEAVTLMRRASKSKSNKVVLDAECLPQTIAVVRTRVEALGIEVEVRDLLTGLPDEFFGVVVQYPGASGVLRGRGFYHAISESAKAAGALFTVAADLLALTLITAPGEFGADVAAGSTQRFGVPLGYGGPHAGYMSVRAGLERSLPGRLVGVSVDADGNPAYRLALQTREQHIRREKATSNICTAQVLPAVLAAMYAVYHGPDGLKRIAQRVHGLAAGFADALRKTGVEVVHESFFDTVVARVPGQAAEVHAAAREAGINLGHVDADHVRVAFDEVSTPAITAKVLKAFGVEENVQDGVALPNGLARESGFMGHEVFGTHRSETAMLRYLRRLSDQDYALDRGMIPLGSCTMKLNATTEMEPISWREFAGIHPFAPAEDAEGYHTLVGQLADWLAEVTGYDKVSLQPNAGSQGELAGLLAIRAYHRANGDETRDVCLIPSSAHGTNAASAVLAGMRVVVVKCTDEGNVDLADLRAKVDAHRDTLAAIMVTYPSTHGVYEHDIDELAKIVHDGGGQVYVDGANLNALLGLAKPGEFGGDVSHLNLHKTFCIPHGGGGPGVGPVAVRAHLAPYLPNHPLLDAAGPATGVGPISGAPYGSASILPISWAYVRMMGAPGLTAATKVAVLAANYVASRLAPHYPVLYTGQDGLVAHECILDLRQLTKETGVTVDDVAKRLIDYGFHAPTMSFPVAGTLMVEPTESEDLGEIDRFIAAMIAIRAEIDEVANGKWSAEESPLRGAPHTAETLVGEWDKRYDRELAVYPAGVSRKNKYWPPVRRIDGARGDRNLVCSCPPLSEYGS, from the coding sequence ATCACTTCCACGCAGTTCGACGCCCGCCACATCGGCCCGTCCGAGGCCGAACGCGCGAAGATGCTGGCCGAGTGCGGCTACGGCAGCCTGGACGCCCTCGTCGGTGCCGCCGTCCCCACCGCCATCCGCGCCACCCGTGACCTGCGGCTCCCGCCCGCCGCGTCCGAAGAGGACGCCACCGCGGAGCTGCGCGCCCTCGCCGCCCGCAACCGCCCGATGACGCAGATGATCGGCCTCGGCTACTCCGACACCGTCACCCCCGGCGTCATCCGCCGCAACGTCCTCGAGAACCCGGCCTGGTACACCGCGTACACGCCCTACCAGCCGGAGATCTCCCAGGGCCGGCTCGAAGCGCTCCTCAACTTCCAGACCATGGTCGCCGACCTGACCGGCCTGGCCACCGCGAACGCGTCCCTGCTCGACGAGTCGACCGCCGTCGCCGAGGCCGTCACGCTGATGCGCCGTGCGTCGAAGTCCAAGTCGAACAAGGTCGTGCTGGACGCCGAGTGCCTGCCGCAGACCATCGCCGTCGTGCGCACGCGCGTCGAGGCGCTGGGCATCGAGGTCGAGGTCCGCGACCTGCTCACCGGCTTGCCGGACGAGTTCTTCGGCGTCGTCGTCCAATACCCGGGCGCGTCCGGTGTGCTGCGCGGCCGCGGCTTCTACCACGCGATCTCCGAGTCGGCGAAGGCCGCGGGCGCGCTGTTCACCGTCGCCGCGGACCTCCTCGCGCTGACGCTGATCACCGCGCCCGGCGAGTTCGGCGCCGACGTCGCCGCGGGCTCGACGCAGCGCTTCGGCGTCCCGCTCGGCTACGGCGGCCCGCACGCCGGGTACATGTCCGTCCGCGCCGGACTCGAGCGCTCGCTGCCCGGGCGCCTGGTCGGCGTCTCGGTCGACGCGGACGGCAACCCGGCCTACCGGCTCGCGCTGCAGACACGTGAGCAGCACATCCGCCGCGAGAAGGCGACGTCCAACATCTGCACCGCGCAGGTCCTGCCCGCCGTGCTGGCCGCGATGTATGCCGTCTACCACGGCCCGGACGGCCTCAAGCGGATCGCCCAGCGCGTCCACGGCCTCGCCGCGGGCTTCGCGGACGCCCTCCGCAAGACCGGCGTCGAGGTCGTGCACGAGTCCTTCTTCGACACGGTCGTCGCGCGCGTCCCCGGCCAGGCCGCCGAGGTCCACGCCGCCGCCCGCGAGGCCGGGATCAACCTCGGCCACGTCGACGCCGACCACGTGCGCGTCGCCTTCGACGAGGTCAGCACCCCCGCGATCACCGCCAAGGTCCTGAAGGCCTTCGGCGTCGAGGAGAACGTCCAGGACGGCGTCGCGCTGCCGAACGGCCTCGCCCGCGAGAGCGGCTTCATGGGCCACGAGGTCTTCGGCACCCACCGCTCCGAGACGGCGATGCTGCGCTACCTGCGGCGGTTGTCCGACCAGGACTACGCGCTCGACCGCGGCATGATCCCGCTCGGCTCCTGCACGATGAAGCTCAACGCCACCACCGAGATGGAGCCGATCAGCTGGCGCGAGTTCGCCGGCATCCACCCGTTCGCGCCGGCCGAGGACGCCGAGGGTTACCACACGCTCGTCGGGCAGCTCGCGGACTGGCTGGCCGAGGTCACCGGCTACGACAAGGTGTCGCTGCAGCCGAACGCGGGCAGCCAGGGCGAGCTGGCCGGGCTCCTCGCGATCCGCGCCTACCACCGCGCGAACGGCGACGAGACCAGGGACGTCTGCCTGATCCCGTCGTCGGCGCACGGCACCAACGCGGCTTCGGCGGTGCTCGCCGGGATGCGCGTGGTCGTCGTGAAGTGCACCGACGAGGGCAACGTCGACCTGGCCGACCTGCGCGCCAAGGTGGACGCCCACCGCGACACGCTCGCCGCGATCATGGTCACCTACCCGTCCACGCACGGCGTGTACGAGCACGACATCGACGAGCTGGCGAAGATCGTCCACGACGGCGGCGGCCAGGTGTACGTCGACGGCGCGAACCTCAACGCCCTGCTGGGCCTGGCCAAGCCGGGCGAGTTCGGCGGCGACGTCTCGCACCTGAACCTGCACAAGACCTTCTGCATCCCGCACGGCGGTGGCGGCCCGGGCGTCGGCCCGGTCGCGGTGCGCGCGCACCTCGCGCCGTACCTGCCGAACCACCCGCTGCTGGACGCCGCCGGCCCCGCGACCGGCGTCGGCCCGATCAGCGGCGCGCCGTACGGCTCGGCGTCGATCCTGCCGATCTCGTGGGCCTACGTCCGGATGATGGGCGCGCCCGGCCTGACCGCGGCCACGAAGGTCGCCGTGCTGGCCGCGAACTACGTCGCGTCCCGGCTGGCCCCGCACTACCCGGTGCTCTACACCGGCCAGGACGGCCTGGTCGCGCACGAGTGCATCCTCGACCTGCGCCAGCTCACCAAGGAGACCGGCGTGACGGTCGACGACGTCGCGAAGCGGCTCATCGACTACGGCTTCCACGCGCCGACCATGTCGTTCCCGGTCGCGGGGACGCTGATGGTCGAGCCGACCGAGTCCGAGGACCTGGGCGAGATCGACCGGTTCATCGCCGCGATGATCGCCATCCGCGCCGAGATCGACGAGGTCGCGAACGGCAAGTGGAGCGCGGAGGAGTCGCCGCTGCGCGGGGCGCCGCACACGGCCGAGACGCTGGTCGGGGAGTGGGACAAGCGCTATGACCGTGAGCTGGCGGTGTACCCGGCGGGTGTTTCGCGCAAGAACAAGTACTGGCCGCCGGTGCGGCGCATCGACGGCGCCCGCGGCGACCGCAACCTCGTCTGCTCCTGCCCGCCCCTCAGCGAGTACGGGTCGTGA
- a CDS encoding helix-turn-helix domain-containing protein — MTHWRADEWAEAVRTGIRARGLSLDEAARRIGVPTSTLRSWIEHRHAPKVTVFDHWAEIAEVTGLGEAELLRAAGVLPASLASPVHVAQAAKALREGIDQAGQFLRQATALVYSSPGTQVANLIAASPIDWEMRIRSATRGDEVRVTYHHYVGVVPPRDFPHDDAEVRRILEHDVLGELWRPLGLYWRVAEVHDWHEPPRLVIQVPEQEATRPPAPSPVVAAPPVVVLSPIWGYGELLASLVADGLGFGNVDFRYFGLPDAMADRVRITARELAEPAPRLVHSVPPIMLLHGLAVPDLTGRLPVVVRYGPRMRARAARIYREPLLEAGFADPEEGARAIEEAISVPPGCAYFEVTLADEDVFDGDHPSLDRLNDSVAWLAEQIVEQVLLGAGHPPVPVGGPLKRLVLPSGRVRRPPALAGQVVRRVARTT, encoded by the coding sequence GTGACGCACTGGCGCGCCGACGAGTGGGCGGAAGCGGTCCGGACCGGCATCCGGGCGCGGGGGCTTTCCCTGGACGAGGCCGCGCGCCGCATCGGCGTCCCGACGTCGACCCTGCGCAGCTGGATCGAGCACCGGCACGCGCCGAAGGTGACCGTCTTCGACCACTGGGCCGAGATCGCCGAGGTCACCGGGCTCGGGGAGGCCGAGCTGCTGCGCGCGGCCGGGGTCCTGCCCGCTTCGCTCGCTTCGCCGGTGCACGTGGCGCAGGCCGCGAAGGCGCTGCGGGAGGGCATCGACCAGGCCGGGCAGTTCCTCCGGCAGGCCACGGCGCTCGTCTACTCCTCGCCCGGCACGCAGGTGGCCAACCTCATCGCCGCTTCGCCGATCGACTGGGAGATGCGGATCCGCTCCGCGACCCGCGGCGACGAGGTCCGCGTCACCTACCACCACTACGTCGGCGTCGTGCCGCCCCGGGACTTCCCCCACGACGACGCCGAGGTGCGCCGGATCCTCGAGCACGACGTCCTCGGCGAGCTGTGGCGGCCGCTCGGGCTCTACTGGCGGGTCGCCGAGGTGCACGACTGGCACGAGCCGCCGCGGCTGGTGATCCAGGTCCCCGAGCAGGAGGCGACGCGCCCGCCCGCGCCGTCGCCGGTCGTCGCCGCGCCACCGGTCGTGGTGCTGTCGCCGATCTGGGGGTACGGCGAGCTGCTGGCGTCGCTGGTGGCGGACGGGCTCGGGTTCGGCAACGTCGACTTCCGCTACTTCGGCCTCCCCGACGCGATGGCCGACCGCGTCCGGATCACCGCGCGCGAGCTGGCCGAGCCCGCGCCGCGGCTGGTGCACTCGGTGCCGCCGATCATGCTGCTGCACGGCCTGGCCGTGCCCGACCTGACCGGGCGGCTCCCGGTCGTGGTCCGCTACGGCCCCCGCATGCGTGCTCGCGCGGCCCGCATCTACCGCGAGCCGCTGCTCGAAGCCGGGTTCGCGGACCCCGAGGAGGGGGCTCGCGCGATCGAGGAGGCGATCTCGGTCCCGCCGGGCTGCGCTTACTTCGAGGTGACGCTCGCCGACGAGGACGTCTTCGACGGCGACCACCCCTCGCTGGACCGGCTCAACGACTCGGTGGCGTGGCTCGCCGAGCAGATCGTCGAGCAGGTGCTGCTGGGCGCCGGGCACCCGCCGGTGCCGGTGGGCGGCCCGCTGAAACGCCTGGTCCTGCCCTCGGGCCGGGTTCGCCGCCCACCGGCTTTGGCGGGTCAGGTGGTCCGCCGGGTGGCCCGAACGACGTGA
- a CDS encoding 3-oxoacyl-ACP reductase, with protein MVQRFEGRVAVITGGASGIGLASARRLASEGAKVVIGDLTPAEGKAAADEVGGAFIQTDVTDAEQVENLFHSTVEQFGSVDVAFNNAGISPPEDDSILTTGIEAWDRVQRVNLTSVYHCCKAVLPHMQRQGKGSIINTASFVAVMGAATSQISYTASKGGVLAMSRELGVQFARENIRVNALCPGPVNTPLLKELFAKDPERAARRLVHVPVGRFAEPEEIAAAVAFLASDDASFITASQFLVDGGISGAYVTPL; from the coding sequence ATGGTCCAGCGTTTCGAAGGCCGCGTCGCGGTGATCACCGGCGGCGCGAGCGGCATCGGGCTCGCCTCGGCCCGCCGTCTGGCGAGCGAAGGCGCGAAGGTCGTCATCGGGGACCTGACGCCGGCCGAGGGCAAGGCGGCTGCGGACGAGGTCGGCGGCGCGTTCATCCAGACCGACGTCACCGACGCCGAGCAGGTCGAAAACCTGTTCCACAGCACGGTCGAGCAGTTCGGCTCGGTCGACGTCGCGTTCAACAACGCCGGCATCTCCCCGCCGGAGGACGACTCCATCCTCACCACCGGCATCGAGGCGTGGGACCGCGTGCAGCGCGTCAACCTGACGTCGGTGTACCACTGCTGCAAGGCCGTCCTGCCGCACATGCAGCGCCAGGGCAAGGGCTCGATCATCAACACGGCCTCGTTCGTGGCGGTGATGGGCGCGGCGACGTCGCAGATCTCCTACACCGCGTCCAAGGGCGGGGTGCTCGCGATGAGCCGCGAGCTGGGTGTGCAGTTCGCGCGGGAGAACATCCGCGTCAACGCGCTGTGCCCGGGGCCGGTGAACACCCCGCTGCTCAAGGAGCTGTTCGCGAAGGACCCGGAACGCGCGGCGCGGCGGCTGGTGCATGTGCCGGTCGGCCGGTTCGCCGAGCCCGAGGAGATCGCGGCGGCGGTCGCCTTCCTGGCCAGCGACGACGCCAGCTTCATCACGGCGTCGCAGTTCCTGGTCGACGGCGGCATCTCCGGCGCGTACGTCACCCCGCTCTAA